The stretch of DNA CACTTATCTGTTGATTATTTTTGTCCCATGCCTTAGCTCTTCCGTTAAGCCAATCAATAACAACCTTTATGCTCTCAATTTCCTCGTATCCGCCAGTAGTTGGACATCCATCTGATTGATTCGTACCGACCATTTCTGGTAATGCTACCGCGTACCCTCTTGGAACAAAATAATTATCATAGAAAAGAGGAAACTTCTCATTAACCCCATCCTTATCTTTGTCTTTCACTTCACTTTCATTTCCTCTTCCTAATCTTTCATAATAGGGACTGGCATCCATAATAACAGGAACTTTAAGCCCTTCATTTGATTCCTTCGGACGAATGATATCAACCGCAATCCGGTCAGGCTTACCATTATTGTCAGTGTCTAGGGTTGATTCTACAAAAACCGTTTCACGAATAGCGTCTTTGTATGAATACTTCGGCTGCGATTTTACTTCACCTAAAGAATTAACTGACTGTAACTCCTTTGGCTTAATTGTTTCCGCACTTGTAAGATTCAAAGATGATAGAGTTAAAGCAATGGTAGTTAAAAAAGTGGTTGCTAGAAAGTACTTTTTCTTTTTCATCAAAACCCTCCTCTCCCTATTAAAATCATTGTAGGTTATGGAGGGGTTTTCTATTAGAGTAATAATTACCAATTTTCTGATTTTATATCCTGTGAAAAAAGCCTTAATTTTCTACGTCCATTATTATCTTTTCCTCATAATAAAGTGAAACTTCCATCAGTGGGGGTTTTTCGACGCACAGGACGTGCTAGTGCCGACGTTGCCACAGGACGTGGCGTTCTTAGTCGGCTTCATCCCCCACTGATGGTTAGTTGAACCAATCACGCTCAAAACGCCACGTCCTGTGGCTTTCGCCTGACTAGGACATCGTGTCCGTCGTCGGGCCTTTACGGGCAGTTGATCCCCCACTTAGGTTTCTTTAATTCTCTCGCAACCTTGAAGTGGGGGTCTTACTGCCCGTTAATCTGCGATAAAAAAAGGACTGAATTTCTCAGCCCCTACCATCTATTTATTAAGCTCTTTGTAAGCAATTACTTTTAATGCCATGATTTCTTCTTCTGTTAATTTCCCTTGGATTTCTTGAAGAACCTCTTCTTTAGAAATAGATCCATTCTGTACCTGTACCCTAATATCATTAAGTTCAGAAATGCCGACTTTTTGAATTAACACTTTTGTTGCCTCTTCTTTTGTAGTAAACGGCAATTTACTGCTGTCAGCTGTTTCAGCCTCTTCAATAAATGATTTTAGTTCAGGATCGCTTTCAATTGTTTTCTTTATTTCTTCCAATTCTCCGCTGTTCTCAAGTTCTGCGGAAATAGTCTCCACTACCTTATCGGAAGCAATCTTAGTACCATAGTGATAAACGCCGTAACCAATGACACCAAGCAGAACGACAGTGATAATTAAAAATTTGATAATTTTCATCTTCTCTCACCCCTTAATTCTCAGGCTTCATTATACTACAAACTGAATGAAAAGATGAGATATTGTTATTTACCACTTATTAACCTTACTACTAATATTGGGAGCTCTTGTTTGATTTTCTAATAAGAGTGACAGATTTATCAAAGCCTAAATTATCTAGATTATTGAACTTGAAGTCGCTGGTAATAACCATGTTTTTTGATCCCATGAGAGGCCACATTAATCATATAAGAAATATAAAATATTACCAATGTAATATCATCCTGTCTTTTAGCTTTTTTCCTCAAAATCAATTGCTTTTTTTTCTTTGGTTTCATAATCACGATTTTTTGGTTTCATTAATTTTCTTATTAAATAAATTTCTAATAAAATAAATAAACTTAAAAACGCATTAGCAATTATATGATCTGCGATAGTTTTATACTCCCAAACGTGAGTAATATATGTGAAAATTGCATACACAAGATAAAGACCCCAAATAATAGCAAGTACTAAATATACATTTCTTTTCATTGGAACCTCCCGACTTTGGATATGATTTCATCATATCTCAGAAAAGGGATATTTTACTAATACTATTTTCTTTTTCTCTTTGAATTTTACTTTTTTTCATCAGCTTTATCTTTTCCCTTTTAATTTGAAAAACAGCTAATCATATTTCGGTTGCCAGTCTCCCAATAACATATATTTTTATGAGGTCCTGGGTTCATGCCTTCTGTTCTCCATTCAAAAAAACCTTTGATTAAATATCAAAGGTTCAGTGTGAAGAAAAAATATCATTGATTGCCTTTTCATGCTGATTGAATCTCAAAGTTTTTTTCTATTCCTATCTTTAGTCCAATAAAAAGCCTTGCTTTAAAGGATCGCGAGGATCTACAACAAATTGATGAAATCCAGTGATATATGCTTGACCTGATACCTTTGGAACAACTGCATTATATGCTCCTACCTTAGTAAGCGACAATACTTCACCAATAAACTGTCCATCTGTAATGCACTCGTGAACAAAGCTCTCACCCTCTTTTAAACGTCCATGCTCAACTAGTGTAGCAGCTCTGGCAGAGGTACCTGTACCACAAGGAGAACGGTCTACTTGCTCATCGGCAAAAATAGTAACATTCCTTAAGTCCGCTCCTTCTTTATTCGGCTCATCAGAAAAAATCACTCCATAGATTCCCTTTAATCCTGGTTCAAGCGGATGTTTAACCTCTATTTGGCTTTCAATACAATGTTTGATTTTGCTACCCCATGTTTGAATTTCACGTAAATCTTTAAAGTTTACCTTTAAATTCATTTCTTTACTGTCAACTACTGCGTAAAAAGCTCCTCCAAAAGCAATATCAACATTAAATTCAAAGCCATCCATTTTGATAGGAAAGTCTTTCTTATAAACGAAAGAAGGAACATTTTCAAAGGAAACAGATTCAACCTGGGTCCCACTATATTTCGCATAGGCGATAACCTCTCCAGCAGGACTATCAATAATAAATTTTTCTTTGCCATTCGAAAGATCGAACATCCCTGTCTCAATTCCAACTGTCATAACAGCAATAATCCCATGCCCGCACATCGTACTCCATCCTTCATTATGCATAAACAGCACACCGAAATCAGCATGCGGACTAGCTGGAGGTGTAATGATACAGCCGTACATTCCATGATGTCCACGCGGTTCATACATTAAAATTTCACGTAGATGATCCAAGTGCTCCATACAATAGGAACGTCTTTCCAATTGAGTACTTCCTTTTATTTCAGGAAAACCTCCAGTTATGACGCGTAAAGGTTCTCCTGCTACATGCAGATCAACGGTTGTAAACATTTTGCTAAAGTTCATATGATCTCCTCCGTATTAAATAATTTTCTATTTTCAAATAAAGTGAAACTTCCATCAGTGGGGGGTTCTTTCATCCCCCACTGATGGTTAGTTGAACCAATCGGGCCTTTACGGGCAGTTGATCCCCCACTTAGGTTTCTTTAATTCTCTCGCAACCTTGAAGTGGGGGTCTTACTGCCCGTTAATCTGCGATAAATTATTATACAAATCTTCTATTTATACCGGCTCTGTTCCTATTTAACTAGATTCAGAGCCGTTAACGTTTAAAAAAACTTATTTCCCTTCAATATATGTCCACTTATATGAAGCAAATACACCGAATGGATGTGAGATATAACCTTTAACATATGACTTCATAAGTCGGGCTTGGCCAGATTGGTACATTGGAGAAATGACAGCGTCCTCTTCAATTAGAATTCTTTCTGCCTCCTGCATATTTTCCCATCGCTTTGCAATATCGGCCGGATTTGTTTTAGCTTCCATTACGAGACGATCAAATTCTTCATTAGAATAATTTGACCAATTATACGATCCATTCGAAAGATAGAGATCAATAAATGTAATGGGATCTTGGAAATCTGGTCCCCACCCAGAATAAGTAAGGTCATATTGCATGCTTGATTCAAGCTCAAGCTTTTGCTTATTCGGCTGCTGATTAATCTTTATTGTAATGCCAGGCAAATTAGTCTCTAATTGATTCTTAAAGTATTCGCTGACTCGTTTTCTATCCTCGCTATCATAGCTCAAAAACTCTAACTCTATGCTATCAACACCAAGTTCTTCTAAACCCTTCTCCCAATATTCTTTTGCTTTCTCTACTCCTTCTTCGTTAAAACCTTGATATTTTGCACGGAAGTCTTTTCCGCTCTCATCAAAAGCAAATTCTTTAGGTACTAAGTAGTAAGCTGGGACGGATCCATTATTTAAGAGACTATCTGCTGCTGCTTTTTTATCCCAACCCATATCGATTGCTTTACGAATATTGACATTAGCCAAATATTTATTATTTTGATTCATACGGATAAAAAATACTTCAGGTTTAAGCAATGTACTGTATTCTGGAGAACTAGCATATTGGCTAATAAATTCAGAGGTGATTTCTGTTGCATCAATTTTGCCAGTATCATATAAATTAACTCTTGTAGCCGCTTCTTTTACGACCTTTACATTGATTGTATCTAGCTTAACTGTTTTTGCATCCCAGTAGCTTGGATTTTTCTTATATACCCAACCAACCTCATGCTCCCATGAATCAAGGACGAAAGGTCCGTTATACACAAGATTTTCTACTTCAAGCGCATATTTATCTCCTTGAGATTCAACAAATTCCTTATTTTGCGGGAAAAATACTGGATACGTAATAAGGCTTAAAAAGTAGGGTACTGGATGATCTAATTCCACTTGGAATGTATGATCATCAACAGACTTAATACCAAATTCCTCTACCTTTCCATACAAACTATTTTTAGAATCCTGTATAGCAGCAGCATTCTTTATATCATTAAAAAGATAAGAATAAGTTGATAGCGTTTCAGGGGTGATTGCCTTTTTCCATGCATATTCGAAATCCTTTGCTGTTACAGATGTTCCATTACTCCATTTCGCATCAGAACGAATATGAAAGGTATAGACCTTACCATCCTCACTAACTTCATAACTCTCTGCCATTCCTGGAACTGGTGCGTGTGACTCATCCAGCCTGTACAGGCCTTCAAAAATATTATTCATTGTTCTACTTGAGAGAGCATCAAATAGTCCAAGTGTATTAAGGGTCGGAATCTCTCCACCTTCAACAAGGTTTAATACTTGTTCAGTCGATTTTTCGCTTGAATTCTTATTCGAATTTTCATCTGAGGAAGTTTTTTTACTCTCTCCTCCATAACAGCCTGATAAAAAGGTACTAACAAGGAGCATCAAAACAATGACAATCGTACTTTTCATTTTCATAAAAATTCTCCCTCTATCTTTCTCTTTTTATTTATATTAGCGATTCACTAGAATAAGGCTTTATGACATAATGAATAACCAATCAACATGCTCATTACAAAATAATTAGTTCCTTCGTTGACTTCGTGATCACTTCATTGCCATCTTGAGTAATTAAAATATCGTCTTCAATTCGAACGCCACCAAGATTAGGAATATATATTCCAGGCTCAACAGTAAGAACCATGTCAGGCTGTAGTATAATTTCGCAGTTCACATTCTTAAATGGCTCCTCATGAATATCTAATCCAATTCCATGTCCCGAGCCATGTCCGTATTGTTTTCCATAGCCTTTCTCGGTAATAAAATCTCTTGAGAGAGCATCTGCTTCTTCACCTGTGATCCCAGGTTTAATGCCAGATAGTGCTCTTGATAGCGCATTGTGAACAATATCGTAGATTCCTTTCAAATCTTCATTCGGTTCACCGACTGCAAGCGTTCTAGTTATATCAGATCGATACCCTTGATAATACGCACCAAAATCAAGGGTCACAAAATCGCCTTTCTCAATTAACTTACTGCTGGCCACACCGTGAGGAAATGCTGAACGATGCCCAGAAGCAACGATCGTATCAAAGGCTGAAGATGTTGCTCCTTGTTTTCGCATATAAAATTCCAATTCATTTGAGACTTCAATTTCAGACACTCCAGGTCTAATAAAATTAAGAATATGGGTAAAGGTAGCGTCTGCAATTTCTGCGGCTACTCTTATTGTCTTTATTTCTTCCTCGTCCTTAACCATCCGAAGCTCTTCAACAACCCCTGACAGAGGAATCATTTCAGCATTTAACTTTTCTTTGTATTCGGAATAAGTAAAGAAGTTTACATGTTTTTGCTCGAACCCGATTTTTGAAATGTTTAATCTATCCGTTTGGCGAACAATTTCGCTAAGTAATGCCGCTTTCGTACTTACCTCGATGATAGAGAAGTCTTTCGCCTGTAAACTTGCTTGTGCGACATAACGGAAATCTACAACTAAAAATGCTTCGTCCTTTGTAATTAATACGAGACCTGCTGTACCCGTAAACCCTGTCATATATCTGCGATTCTGATCATTCGTGATTAGCATCGCGTCTATTCCAAATTCATTAAATACTGCTCTTAATTTTTCAAGTCTTTTCACAGCTTATCCCTCCATGTTATGTAAAATCATTCTTTGTGATAAAAATTCAACCTGTAACTCTAGTAAAATTGCCTATTAAATTACTGATACAAGCAAAGTAAAACAGAATAATGCAGCTCCGGAAATAATGATTGGGTAGATATATAAACCTCTGAAGCTATTTTTTAAAGGTGTATCACGAGACTCACCTGTTTGTTCAGAAACATACTGCTCTAACTTGGAAGTATGTTGATAAAAGCGGCGAAAGCTATAGATGATACCGTCAAACATTCCGCCTTTAAGTACGAATAGTGCCCCTCCAATCATTAGTAACAGGAGTCCAATAAAAAATAAGAAATTGATAAAGCCAATCCACTTCCCATTTTCTAAAAAAAAGGAACCAATAAGTGCGATGAGAAGAGAAGTAAAAATTATTCTAAGTGTGATTTTAGTAATCGAAATCTCCTCCTTATTGAATCCTTATTCTGCACACGTTTAGATAGCGTCGAAATGTTTTTTATAGTCCTGGAACTCCTGCTCTGTACACGAAACCCAATGCCCTTCCTTTACTTCCCTTAAAACAGGCTCTTCCCCCTTGCCATTCCAGACAAATTTTTTATCAAATTTTACTCGCTTCCGAGTTTTCTCCGTTTCCGGATCGGGTAAAGGAATGGCTGAAAGAAGTGATCTTGTGTAAGGATGTAATGGATTTTGGTACAGTTCTTCACTTTCAGCTAATTCAACAATTCTCCCTTTATACATCACACCTATACGATCGCTAATATATTTCACCATAGACAGATCGTGTGCAATAAAGAGATAAGTAAGCCCTTTTTCTTTTTGCAGCTTTTTCATTAAATTAACTACTTGTGCTTGAATCGACACATCAAGAGCAGAAATTGGCTCATCTGCAATAATAAATTCCGGCTCGACAGCCAATGCCCTGGCAATTCCAATTCTCTGC from Cytobacillus dafuensis encodes:
- a CDS encoding DUF3899 domain-containing protein: MSITKITLRIIFTSLLIALIGSFFLENGKWIGFINFLFFIGLLLLMIGGALFVLKGGMFDGIIYSFRRFYQHTSKLEQYVSEQTGESRDTPLKNSFRGLYIYPIIISGAALFCFTLLVSVI
- a CDS encoding proline racemase family protein; its protein translation is MNFSKMFTTVDLHVAGEPLRVITGGFPEIKGSTQLERRSYCMEHLDHLREILMYEPRGHHGMYGCIITPPASPHADFGVLFMHNEGWSTMCGHGIIAVMTVGIETGMFDLSNGKEKFIIDSPAGEVIAYAKYSGTQVESVSFENVPSFVYKKDFPIKMDGFEFNVDIAFGGAFYAVVDSKEMNLKVNFKDLREIQTWGSKIKHCIESQIEVKHPLEPGLKGIYGVIFSDEPNKEGADLRNVTIFADEQVDRSPCGTGTSARAATLVEHGRLKEGESFVHECITDGQFIGEVLSLTKVGAYNAVVPKVSGQAYITGFHQFVVDPRDPLKQGFLLD
- a CDS encoding M24 family metallopeptidase, yielding MKRLEKLRAVFNEFGIDAMLITNDQNRRYMTGFTGTAGLVLITKDEAFLVVDFRYVAQASLQAKDFSIIEVSTKAALLSEIVRQTDRLNISKIGFEQKHVNFFTYSEYKEKLNAEMIPLSGVVEELRMVKDEEEIKTIRVAAEIADATFTHILNFIRPGVSEIEVSNELEFYMRKQGATSSAFDTIVASGHRSAFPHGVASSKLIEKGDFVTLDFGAYYQGYRSDITRTLAVGEPNEDLKGIYDIVHNALSRALSGIKPGITGEEADALSRDFITEKGYGKQYGHGSGHGIGLDIHEEPFKNVNCEIILQPDMVLTVEPGIYIPNLGGVRIEDDILITQDGNEVITKSTKELIIL
- a CDS encoding peptide ABC transporter substrate-binding protein, with product MKMKSTIVIVLMLLVSTFLSGCYGGESKKTSSDENSNKNSSEKSTEQVLNLVEGGEIPTLNTLGLFDALSSRTMNNIFEGLYRLDESHAPVPGMAESYEVSEDGKVYTFHIRSDAKWSNGTSVTAKDFEYAWKKAITPETLSTYSYLFNDIKNAAAIQDSKNSLYGKVEEFGIKSVDDHTFQVELDHPVPYFLSLITYPVFFPQNKEFVESQGDKYALEVENLVYNGPFVLDSWEHEVGWVYKKNPSYWDAKTVKLDTINVKVVKEAATRVNLYDTGKIDATEITSEFISQYASSPEYSTLLKPEVFFIRMNQNNKYLANVNIRKAIDMGWDKKAAADSLLNNGSVPAYYLVPKEFAFDESGKDFRAKYQGFNEEGVEKAKEYWEKGLEELGVDSIELEFLSYDSEDRKRVSEYFKNQLETNLPGITIKINQQPNKQKLELESSMQYDLTYSGWGPDFQDPITFIDLYLSNGSYNWSNYSNEEFDRLVMEAKTNPADIAKRWENMQEAERILIEEDAVISPMYQSGQARLMKSYVKGYISHPFGVFASYKWTYIEGK